Genomic DNA from Ruminococcus sp. OA3:
AAACTTCAAATCTATCATCCTGAGGGTGCCAGATCACAGCACAGCCTGACAGTCCACCAAACACAGCATTGTAATCCACATTTTTATTAAGCAACCAGAAACTTTTCTTTTCATCGTACTCTCCCAGACTGCCGTTTTTCATATAGGCTTTAACACCTGTTAACACTAACCGGATAACAAAAAGGCCACGAATGTCTTATAACTTTTCCGCCTCATCTGATTGAACATTCAGCAGATACCTCTTAGCCGCAGCAGCGTCCGTAAACTGTATGTTTTTTCCTGACAAATAATATGCTGTATCGTTCCACTCACCGAGAGAATACACAGACTCTTCCAGTTCTGAAATATATCTCTGTGCTGCCTGCCTCCACGGACTGTATCTGAGATCCGACATATAGGGACTTCCAACCAAATCCCATAAATCATCCATCAGTCTTTTTACTTTCATTATATAATCCTCCACAGCCGAAGACGTTATTTTCCCCGTATAATGTTATCAATAATATGCAGTAATTCGAGTGCACTGCGATAATAAATCCTGTCTTTATATCCCCTGCCGAGTATATACCCCTGCCAGCTGTAGTTCTGCCAGTATAACGTCTGTACATAGACTACGGGATCCCTGCATGTGTGAAGAAGGTGAAAATTCTGCCACTCATCCTCCTCCCTGCGCCAGTCTTCCACTGAATCCAAAGTTCTTTTTTGCCACTTTGTTTCTGAGGTATTTCCCCGCAGGCAGCCTGAAGTCTCCCGCATTCCGAGCAAATCATAGATCTGTTCTATTTTCAGAAGCATGTCCCCATAGTTTGAAAAAGAAATTTTGTCCGAAATATGTATATTGGAGATCACACCTTTAGAATTAACACCAGACAGCTCACGAAATGTAACTGCTATCATCGCATCTGCTGCCTTGTACGTATTAGAATTGTCCAGTACAATGTTTTCTTTGTTCATTCATTACCTCCCGCATATATATTTTGAGGGTATTTGCGATATACTATTTTTGTAAAAGCCACAGGAGATTTTCGCAATATGATATATATTATTTAAAAAACAAATTTCTCTTTGGTTTACGCTGTTCTCAAAATATAAAAGGACCACTTTTGACGGCTTATTTTTTTGTATTTACAGCGCCAGTTCCATACGCTCCATGCTCTGGCGTATCCTTTCTGGCGTACAATGTGAATAATGTCTCAGTGTAATCTGGGGTGAAGAATGCCCGAGCACTTCACAGAGT
This window encodes:
- a CDS encoding penicillin-binding transpeptidase domain-containing protein, which encodes MKNGSLGEYDEKKSFWLLNKNVDYNAVFGGLSGCAVIWHPQDDRFEVYNREMCVKQASPCSTFKIITALMGLNNNVIENEK